TAATGTTTGATATGCTATTTAGAGCAGCACAATGGTGTTATCCTTTCATTGCCTTCATGCTTTTAGTCTGTCATTTACAAGGACTTGTATATGGTATACACCATTGATGAGAAAATTTGTGAAAACAGTAACATAGATATAGTGGGAAATGCCTGATGAAATGTGCATGCATGTGGAGTATAGTGGGAAAAATATGGGTTCCCAATTCCGAGTCTCAATGTCCCATGACTAGCCATTGCTAGGCTCAGTAAATCCTCCATTTGTTATATAATTATCTGCTAATAACAGTATGGATCATTAAAAGTAGTCCTTCCATGTTAACGATACAAGTAACTGCAGCAGTGTAGCTTTTTTGGATAGTCTCTTGTTAACAAAATGAGTACAACTTGGCAGCTGCTGTTGTTGTGGCACAAAAAGAGAAATGGCGTAGAAGGGCAATTTGGAATCGGGTGCAGGATTTTCAAGCTCTCACTGGAATCCCCATTACAAGTCCTATAATATCTCTTGTTGTAGGCAGTGAAGAAAAGGCCCTGAAAGCCAGCCggtttactctctctctctctctctctctctctctctctctcttgtgtcTACAAACATGTGTTCATTCAAGTGTTAGCTAAAATTGCTTGTCTTAATTGTCATTGCACAGCCATTTGTTGAAATCCGGTTTCCACGTTACTGCAATTAGACCTCCAACTGTGCCTCCAAACTCTTGCAGGTCTGTAGCAATTGTCCATtgctcttttatttatttttcattttcttctttggattttttttttttttttttgtcactaGCATTTAATCAGTCTGGCAACATCTTGGTGTCTGAATTTTTCTGGATTCCTACTTTGTCCATCCTTAAATTCATGTATTGCATTCCAAATTTCCAATGTTTGCTCTTGCAAAGTTGGGTCAATCTTGTGTTAGTTCCCAAGAAATTTGCTGAAGCATCTTTGTGGCTGCAGCCACTCTATTTGGATGTTAGCCCAGGACATTGATTTGCCTAGTgttgaaattttggaaaaaacaaaaaaatatacatGGACTATTTGATTCCTGTAAAATTAATCTTGTACATGGCCTTTGAGATTTGTACTTTTCATGTAAATATATGCTCTCTTTCACGCATATTGACAACATTCTCATGTACTCAAGTTTTGTGTTTTGAAAACTAGTTTTTCACTCTCTATTGAGCTACAACTAAATAGGCTGATTCAAGTGGCTCGAAATTTGCCTTCCATTGACTACTTCATCTTTAAGTGGCTCGAAAAATAACAGTTGATCTTATTTGGCTTTATTGGAATGGTTAGCTAAACCCAATCTGTTAGATGTTGGCAGATTCTAGTTAACATATTTCCAGTTTTTCATGCATCGGTTTGTATACACAATGTTTTATGTGCGTTTTGTGTATGGTGACATGGATTTGAGGCATTCGGATTTGGATTTGAACAAAATTCAAGACAATGTTGTATTGCACTTAACCAAATCAATCTAAATCTAAATCTAAGGTCATGGAGTCTATgttttttgcattttattttagACTCTTCGTATGCGCACTAGTCTTGCTAGCATTGTAAACCTAATATTTTTCCTTCTATATGTACGTTGTAAATTTCTTCTCATGTATTTCCTTTCCCCCCCTGTTTTTCCAAGGTTAAGAGTTACATTGTGTGCGACACACACGAGAGGTGATGTGAAGAAGCTCACAACTGCACTATCACAGTGCATCAACATCCAGGATATCGGCATCCAAACTCCAAATGGATATGCAAAGCTCTGAGAACAGGACGGAGGAAAAAGCCgcgggattttttttttttttttctctccaaatagcattttattttttgggtattGGGCATTCAGTTACAGGAGTGAGATTAGGTGGAACCTGGCTGAGAAACGCTTGCAGCAAGCATTTTCTCCAAGAGTTGGCTTACTGCATGTTTTGAGGGAGAAAAGTGAAGGTTGATATCAAATTTTCTTTCCTTGGCTTCCAAACATATGTGGTGATAAGTCATCAACAGGGAAAGAGAAACAGAGCTTTTGTTCATTTTTTCCGTTCAGATTTTTCACATCAGGAATCAAATTGGATGTTAATGTTGTTGGAGCTTCAGACATTGCCACCGCAAACTGCTCTCAGATATTTAGCTTGTTTATATTGAACTTCATATGTATACCAATGGACTCCCTGAGACttaccattttatttttttaaaaaccctTGGGTTTTCATCAGTGATGCTGGGGTGGTTATGTTTTTTGGTTGTCGCGTCTTACTGAAGAATGCAATTGTATGCTAAagaacaaattaaaattaaagcaAAACATAAAACAGAGgtaggaaaaaaataaaagttcAAATGCTAAATTTATATATTGAACCTATAAAGCATATATCTATAGATACAATCACCAAGGACAACCCTTCCATCACACATCCCCAAAAAGTGGTCCCTACCAATTAACTAATAACTAAACTCTCTCTGTTCTCTCTCATATCTATTTGTAGCTACAATTACCAATATTACTTCTGCAAAAGGCAATATCAGAATCCATCCCGCCCATTCCTGCATCATATtcactattttattattattatcattattattgctGTTTTTCATTATTCTTTATAGAGCCTAATAGTACTGCATGTTGGGGTAGCACTCCTGGTGATCCAAGGCGTAGCTGCTTGCTTTAGCCCCGGTTGGAATTGTCCACCGAAGTACTGCTGGGTGTAGCCAATGCAAGCCACGTGTCCCCTCCCCCTGCCACGCAGGAGGCAGCGGCGTATCCCCTGCTATGCACCTCCCACGCTTTCATCCCCTGCGTTTCTGTGCACGGTAGCAACTGTACAGTACCCCCACCACATCCATCATTTTTTAGAGTGACAAAAAGTTAAATTAAACGAGTGAATGTGAAAAATTAACGACTTACACGTGGGGGGGCGGGAGCGGTGGGGACAGTAGCGTGATGTGTGTGAGATTGGGACCCGCGAAGCAATCCGGTGGGGGAGGTGGCGGTGGTCATCGTGGTGGGAACCTCGTTCAGGTTGATAAGCGACGACTTTTTCCCCATCGCGGCGTTGCTTAATCTTGTAGAAGCAGAAGTAGCAGAACCGGGTGTGCCATGGTCATGATCATGACCAATATCCGCGAGTTGGGAAAGGTAATAAGCTGCGGGGGCCACGGTGGAGATGGTGACTTTGACGGCCCGGCGCTCGGCGAGCGGCCTGACGGGGCAAAGCCTATCCATGGGTTTGGGTGGGCGGTTGTGATATTGGGGCGGAAGAGGAGGTGGAGAAAAGAGGCGGGGTGGGGCGCCGGAAGAGGAGGCGGAGGTGGGAGGGGAAGGGACCATGAGGTGGTCCTCGACAGGGACCACCACCACCTGCTGCTGGGACTTGTTATCGGATGGGCTGCAGGTAGTAGTACTGTTAGTAGCAGAGGCAGCGGCGGTGGCAGTACTGGTGCTTGGCCAGAGGAACGTCCCATACGGCCTACATATCCTGAACCCGCTTCTGAGCCTCTGTCTCTTTGCTTCCTTGTCGTCTTCTTCTTCCCCATTTTTGCTTTCATTATGCTTATGATCATTAGATTTAGTACTGTTTGTCCATATTATTATCCCCTTTTCTTCATTCTCTACTTCTTCTTTGCCTTTTTTATCCCCATCTGATCCATCTCCATCTCCTCCTTTCTTATCGTTTTCCGCTACTACTGACGTTTCCACTCTGTAATTCCTGCTGCCGTCTGCTTGGTGATGATCTCCTAAGTCCCTCTGTTTGTCCGCTCCTCCACCTGTACTCCTACACAATATTATTGCTGATGATTGTAACCTGCAGCTGCTTGATTCCTCCACTACCTTCTTAGGCGTTAGCATTCCCATCTCCAGCTGCACGCGTATGTACGTACGCAAAaccaattaattattttaattaacatGATTCCCTTCatcatatgtaaatacaatggcATGCATGGCCATGGCGGGTGTACACCCGCGCAGCAGCATGCATGTGCAGTACTACCGCCAAAATTTGGATCCTACCGCCATATCGGATCCCACCGTATCGGTTCATTAAACAGAAACTACAGCACTGAAGCTGTCATACTGTTATTacagcttatatatatatataaaatattctgTACCTCCAAGGCGCTTAAAGAATTTGATATTTCCAACAGTTGTTCCTCAATCTTTGCTTTCCTCTTCACCAATTCTTCATACTTATCCTgcaaaaagatatatttaagaaGAAATGAATAAAGAACGCAGTTGCTAAACATACGTACGAACATGACTAGTATCAAAAGTTCAAAATAGAAAGACATGCGTTAACCTTTAATGGAACTATTAATGAACTGTTAGTTTCCGAGTTCTGGTCTGTAGCAGAAGAATTCTGAGTCACAATAGCTAATTGGCTATCTTCCTGCTTTTTGGATACCAGCCCCTGCATAtctctgttatatatatatatcaataacaACGTAATCTTGTCCTTAATTAATTAATGTCTACAACTTAACATCGTGAGTTTTCTGGAAATTAATTAACGATcagtaataatataatatttaccTCTTCATCTGAGCAATCTCTTCCCTGAGCAGCTTCAGTTCTCTAGCACATACGGGGTCCTGAGTGGGGTTATCCCCAGGCTTCCATCCCGGCGGCGGAGTCCAGTAAGGGTCTTCAACCCCAGCCTCCTTCCTAATAAGAACCAGATCGGCGCTCTCCAACCAGTATTCCATTGCCCCATCCGCATTGTGCCGTCTCTGGAATCGCTCGCTCCCTCCCGGCGCCACCTTCCCCGCCATGTGCTTCAGTAGGTGGTCCAGCAGCCCCGTATCCCCAATCTTCTTCCTAGCCTCCGCCCTCAGAGCAGGCCGCAGAATTGGATTCCCATATATTGCCCCCTTCGCCCTCAGTATCTCCAACATGTTCTTCTCCGCCAGCTTGTATCTTCATTAACATTCCAAATATATACGCACACAGTACCATTTACTCAATGCAACTGACCAGTAGTAATAAAAATGGAAATACAAATACAAACACAAATACAAATGCAATTTCTTACCTCTCTGCAGACCATCTGTCTTTGGAGCTTTTCAACACTTTCTGTTTGTTCTTACTGTAAACGCAGATTTGTTTTTGCTTCTGATCCGTCCCCATTGTTCTTACGTGCTGCAATCGGCTAGAGCCATCTCGTTTTCTCTTCCGGCTTTTTTTGGATCCCTCGTGCGGTTCTCCTGTCAAAGTGTCGTCTTCTTCACCTTCTTCATTtgcatttttttcttctttaacatGCTCCGATGAATCTCGCAGGGTGTTCGCTCCATGCCTATCGATGAAGTTCACTTGTCTCCTTACACCCCACTGAGTCATTCCGGTACACTTCAGTTCAGACAGGCAAGAACCGCTCTTAGAACTCCCGTCCCCAAACGCTGACAGAGAAGGTGGGCTTGAGAAGGTATCCCCACCAGTTGCGTGAGGTGACACAAGCCAGAAACCCTTTGATCGCCTCTGCTCATGGAACTCCTCGGATGGGATCTGCCGGTGAAGCACTTTTCCGGCCAATTTTACTCCCATCACGAAACTGTCGTCGAGTGCAGGATACTCCTGGTCTTTCGATTCCTCACTGGTTCCGCCTTGGAAGAATCTACACACAGACGTCATGCTTGGGAACTTCACTGTCACGCTCATCTCAGTCTTTTCGCTCACCTGCAAAGGCCACTCAAAAACTATATGTTCAATAACTGACGCATGAACACATTAAGAATTAAAAAGAAGTTAACACCAACAGACCGATCGAGTACTACTTATATacatatggttatatatataaatatatgttacatatatatatttcataccaTTACGGTTCGAACCCATTTGAGTTGAGTATGTGATGTGGGAGGCAGATTTGAATTATCGATCTCGTAAAAAAGGCCCATCTCCATACGGTCTGCAAATTAGCGATCGAGGGGACAAGGATCAATGGAAGAGCGTGCGATATGGAAGAGTACCTTTGGGGGATTAATCACTGGTATTGTTCATTCGCATAAACAGCTTCTCTTTGCTGAGCACAGAGCGAGAAGGAGAGAGACTGAACGGAGGATGGATGAGTAGCAGCCCGAAACTGAAACCTGAGGTTTTGTTGCTGCGCAGTGCACAgtgcggagagagagagagggagagagagaggggggggggggcgggggtgGGACTGATTACAAATACAAAATGTTTGTCCGCACCCTCACGTGCCTTCTAGAGGTGGAGTTGAAATTACGGAAGTAACCCTCCGCTCTTGCCCAACCTTTTGTGAAGTCAGTTTTAGTAACGGTGTGATGTGATGGGGGAGAGTGGGAGGGTTGTCTGCGCCACAACCTACAACAACTCGCACTCCCAAATGCTTAGCTggaaattgttattattattattattattattattattgaatcaGATGATTTGGTAGCGCGCAGCCATTTCCTGCAATAAAGTTACGAACCATCCCACACCATTAATTTCCTCAGTACCTGCACGTAAATTCTATCTGCGTTTCATCATGACACTGCTGCGTTAGTGGGGTCACCAAATCATCATTAGTGGAATCATATTATTGTTTTCTGCATTTGCGCAtgaattgggaaaaaaaaaaaaaaatcattttgttttcattttgcCCTCCTGCCAAGATAGTCAGGTGCGTGGTAAGAAGGAAATGAGTGACACAGAAAAAGATTTCGATCTGTTTTGTTGTACCAGTAGAGCATGCGTGAGAATGACGGGTGTGGAGAGAGACAGACTGAGAGAGAGAACTTATCCACTATATGTATTTTGGGTTTGGATTAAAAGTTTTGAGTAGTTTTAATCCTAGAATAtgaagaattattattattattattattattattattattattattgataatcTAGTGATTCCAGTCAACATTGCGTCATTTTGGACACTATAGTGCGATACCAAGTTCGGGAGGTGAAAATTGATCGCCCATTGACGCACCGATAATTTTTTAGAATAAACTCTCAATAGGGAATTGAACTCGTGACCTTGGTCATGAGATAATTAagaatgtaatataaaattatattaaaaattgtataaattgaaatctaaatttaaagTCTAAAATTCATGCTTTCAAAACGCACATTCTCAAGTAATTTCATTCATCATGTATTTTTAGACATAGGATTGGAATATAATGAAAATGTGAAGTgtaattactaaaaaaaaaaagcgacgtatataaaaatttattaaattttatttaacatGAAACAAAAAAGGAGTGGACactttaattataaatttttaaaatatttatttcatgCTTCAAGTCATTACATGATCTTATTTacttaaaaaaaaggaaaaaaaataaattaagttaCCTAATAAAATAGATATAAAATTGAGAGTATACGTttacccgaaaaaaaaaaaaaaaacctaaagtTGACATATAAGTAGATAAAAAAATTTCTTAACTTTTTCTTATGTGTCTTATGGTTTATCTAATGAGTTATCAGGGAATGTCAACGAGCGGGTGACAATGTTTTTATCCCTCTAATTTTGGTGCCACTTAAATACATTTCGAGGACTTACTCAAAAGGAGTTATGggttataaataaaattatattataatataattagtaaatatatatatatatatatatatatatttcataatgaGGAGTTATTGAAAAagtgatttttaaaatatatatgatatatcaCCTCCTTTTAATAATTATTaggaaaaatacatatttttattgtttatattgacGCAACACATCTTAAAGAATTAAGAAAATGAGTGAATTTCATGGTGATCCATTAATATAAGGAAGTCAATAGTGCGACTAATTTTGTCACTAGAAAAAGAGAAatgataaataatattatttacaaaaaataatatcttttaccacgttctctgaaaggtatcaTTTAAATTGATAGGTTGAGTCTCACTTCCCTTTGTCATTAGTTATCAtcttgatttttgtttggttggtttatattttttgattttagtttattttattatgtttgtttttttgctaagcatatttatatttgtttcttttttaattttgtttgaatttgtaaTCCTGTTTTTGGTTGGttggttgttgttgtttttgGAAGACCTTTAATAATCTCGTATTGCTTgtcttataaccacggtattcttccaccaaaagtgagggtatatcaataaataattggaggtgctgccctcctttagttaaaataataataataataataattattattattataaaaaaaaaagaaaaaaaaaagaaatgaactTTTATAACCTACTTATATTCTggacaattatatatatatatatatatatatatatatatattatctggaCCAATTCTATATACTTTCAATTTTAGATCGTAGgaaatgtaatttatttatttttcttttcttcgaGTAAATAAGActagaatatgtatatatatatatatatatatatatatatatatatatatacataaaggTAAAAAAGATACAATTATATcccaaataagaaaaaaattagagtttattttgcaaaaaaaaataaaaaaatgattgaTTAGGATTTGCTGTATGCAAGTAGTTGTCCATATTAATTGGATTAGCCTATAAGTCACCATGCATCCGGCCTGCAATTCAAGTTTCTTGGACAAATTAAATTTCAAGAAGCTAGTCCAACCTTATCAACAAGGTATTAACTATTAAACAACATTTCAAAGATCCGCCACTACTTTGATCCTCAGTACCTGCCTCTGCATGTATACCCACTTTCCCTCTCCccctttccctttctctctctagatagAATATATATCTCTGTACATTTAATTATGACACTGTTATTTATGCTACATTAATGGGAATCATATTATTTGTTTTCTGCATTTGGCTAAAATTAtgaatttaaaaatgtttttcaattaGGGTGTGAAGGAGAGTAGGTTTTGTTgctgcagagagag
The Malania oleifera isolate guangnan ecotype guangnan chromosome 13, ASM2987363v1, whole genome shotgun sequence DNA segment above includes these coding regions:
- the LOC131145741 gene encoding protein DYAD, which gives rise to MGSNRNVIEHIVFEWPLQVSEKTEMSVTVKFPSMTSVCRFFQGGTSEESKDQEYPALDDSFVMGVKLAGKVLHRQIPSEEFHEQRRSKGFWLVSPHATGGDTFSSPPSLSAFGDGSSKSGSCLSELKCTGMTQWGVRRQVNFIDRHGANTLRDSSEHVKEEKNANEEGEEDDTLTGEPHEGSKKSRKRKRDGSSRLQHVRTMGTDQKQKQICVYSKNKQKVLKSSKDRWSAERYKLAEKNMLEILRAKGAIYGNPILRPALRAEARKKIGDTGLLDHLLKHMAGKVAPGGSERFQRRHNADGAMEYWLESADLVLIRKEAGVEDPYWTPPPGWKPGDNPTQDPVCARELKLLREEIAQMKRDMQGLVSKKQEDSQLAIVTQNSSATDQNSETNSSLIVPLKDKYEELVKRKAKIEEQLLEISNSLSALELEMGMLTPKKVVEESSSCRLQSSAIILCRSTGGGADKQRDLGDHHQADGSRNYRVETSVVAENDKKGGDGDGSDGDKKGKEEVENEEKGIIIWTNSTKSNDHKHNESKNGEEEDDKEAKRQRLRSGFRICRPYGTFLWPSTSTATAAASATNSTTTCSPSDNKSQQQVVVVPVEDHLMVPSPPTSASSSGAPPRLFSPPPLPPQYHNRPPKPMDRLCPVRPLAERRAVKVTISTVAPAAYYLSQLADIGHDHDHGTPGSATSASTRLSNAAMGKKSSLINLNEVPTTMTTATSPTGLLRGSQSHTHHATVPTAPAPPRLLPCTETQGMKAWEVHSRGYAAASCVAGGGDTWLALATPSSTSVDNSNRG